A region of the Syntrophorhabdus sp. genome:
GAGATCCTCGGCTGGGAACCCGTCGTGGATCTCGACACGGCCCTCAGGAAGACGCTCGACTACTACCTGGAAACGAGCCTCCCCGGAGAGACGGACAGGTAGGGCGCTTTTGAGCGGGACCATAGGGATCAAGGTCGATGTGGACACCTTCCAGGGCATGCGCAACGGCGTGCCCGTCCTTCTCGACATATTCCGGCGCCACGATGTGAGGGCGAGTTTCTTCGTCCCCATGGGAAAGGACAACACAGGCAGGACCGTAAAGAGGGTCTTCACCCGCAAGGGTTTTCTCAAGAAGGCGGGCCGTGTGGGGGTTCTGAGCACCTACGGCGTGAAAACCCTCATGTACGGCCTCGTCCTGCCGGGGCCCCAGATCGCGCGCGGAAACATAACCCTCATCAGGAGGATCCTCGATGGCGGTCATGAACTGGGCATACACGGCCATGACCATGTCCGCTGGCACGATTCCATCAAGCATTTTGACGAAGCAGAGACCCGCCGGGAGGTCGACCGGCTGCTCACCGTCTACCGGATGGTCGTCGGAGAGGAGGCCCGTTCCTTCGCAGCCCCGGGATGGATGATAAACCCCTTCGTGCTCAAGGTCTTCGAGGAAAAGGGATTGGTGTATTCCAGCGACACCCGGGGTCTGTGCCCCTTCTATCCGGAAATGGGTGGGATCCGGTTCTCGATAGTCCAGATCCCGACGACCCTTCCAACCCTGGATGAA
Encoded here:
- a CDS encoding polysaccharide deacetylase family protein; this translates as MSGTIGIKVDVDTFQGMRNGVPVLLDIFRRHDVRASFFVPMGKDNTGRTVKRVFTRKGFLKKAGRVGVLSTYGVKTLMYGLVLPGPQIARGNITLIRRILDGGHELGIHGHDHVRWHDSIKHFDEAETRREVDRLLTVYRMVVGEEARSFAAPGWMINPFVLKVFEEKGLVYSSDTRGLCPFYPEMGGIRFSIVQIPTTLPTLDEVIGVVSAEEKTLVDHYLGLLADGLNVLTVHTELEGKRWSGFLDAFLAEAGKRGFAFKPLMDIAREFKNTPDGPVC